A single genomic interval of Pyruvatibacter sp. HU-CL02332 harbors:
- the coaE gene encoding dephospho-CoA kinase (Dephospho-CoA kinase (CoaE) performs the final step in coenzyme A biosynthesis.), producing MLLVGLTGSIGMGKSETAKMFAKLGIPVYDADAAVHAIYEKGGAAVEPLRAEFPDAIVDDAVDRVKLSKLVLNNKDELKKLEAIVHPLVGATQLQFLKDASDAKAPMAVLDIPLLYETGGEARVDAVVVVSAPADVQRARVLERPGMTIEKFEQILAKQVPDADKRAKADFVVETDKGLDHAFEQVQRITEDLKSWEAKVLKERLG from the coding sequence ATGCTGCTTGTTGGTCTCACCGGTTCCATCGGCATGGGCAAATCCGAAACCGCAAAGATGTTCGCGAAACTCGGTATCCCTGTCTATGACGCGGACGCCGCCGTGCACGCGATCTATGAAAAAGGCGGTGCCGCTGTTGAACCACTGCGCGCTGAATTTCCAGACGCCATCGTTGATGATGCCGTGGACCGGGTGAAACTGTCCAAGCTTGTCCTGAACAACAAGGACGAGTTGAAAAAACTCGAAGCCATCGTCCACCCGCTTGTGGGCGCCACGCAGCTTCAGTTCCTCAAGGACGCCAGCGACGCAAAGGCACCAATGGCCGTATTGGACATCCCGTTGCTTTATGAAACAGGCGGTGAGGCCCGCGTCGATGCGGTGGTCGTTGTGTCCGCCCCGGCAGATGTGCAGCGTGCGCGTGTTCTCGAACGTCCGGGCATGACCATTGAAAAATTCGAACAGATCCTCGCCAAACAGGTGCCTGATGCAGACAAGCGCGCAAAGGCTGATTTTGTTGTCGAGACGGACAAGGGCCTCGACCATGCATTTGAACAGGTGCAGCGAATCACCGAGGATTTGAAATCCTGGGAAGCCAAAGTGCTCAAGGAACGTTTGGGCTAA
- the hemE gene encoding uroporphyrinogen decarboxylase, with the protein MKGEVMSPPPVWLMRQAGRYLPEYRETREKAGGFLDLCFDPKLASEVTLQPIRRYGFDASILFADILLIPQALGQKLWFETGEGPRLEPLEDGKAIAALDVDSAADALSSIYETVSILRSSLPIETDLIGFAGSPWTVATYMIAGRGTPDQAPARLFAYQQREAFEALMDVLVESTAQYLLRQVQAGADILQLFDTWSGVLPEEEFARWSIAPTKALVERLRALGVTVPIIGFPKGAGPLLPRYVAETGVDAVGLDPSVPLSWAVSELGDKTVCQGNLDPLLLVAGGDKMLKAVDTIIEAFDGKPFVFNLGHGIVPQTPPEHVGQVVERVRNR; encoded by the coding sequence ATCAAGGGAGAGGTGATGTCACCTCCTCCCGTATGGCTCATGCGTCAGGCCGGGCGGTACCTTCCTGAGTATCGGGAAACACGCGAGAAGGCGGGTGGGTTTCTTGACCTGTGCTTTGATCCAAAGCTTGCCAGCGAAGTGACACTTCAGCCGATCCGCCGCTATGGCTTTGATGCGTCGATCCTGTTTGCGGACATTCTGCTTATCCCCCAGGCGCTTGGCCAAAAGCTCTGGTTTGAAACTGGTGAAGGTCCGCGTCTTGAGCCTCTCGAAGACGGCAAAGCGATCGCGGCGCTTGATGTGGACAGCGCAGCGGACGCGCTCTCGTCCATCTATGAGACGGTATCCATTCTGCGGTCGTCCCTGCCGATTGAAACAGATCTCATCGGCTTTGCCGGATCGCCCTGGACGGTTGCGACCTACATGATTGCCGGGCGCGGCACCCCCGATCAAGCGCCGGCGCGGTTGTTTGCCTATCAGCAGCGCGAGGCGTTTGAGGCGCTGATGGATGTGCTCGTTGAATCTACCGCGCAATATTTGCTGCGGCAGGTGCAGGCGGGGGCTGACATCTTGCAGCTGTTTGATACCTGGTCGGGTGTCTTGCCGGAGGAGGAGTTCGCCCGCTGGTCCATTGCCCCCACCAAGGCACTGGTTGAGCGGCTCAGAGCGCTTGGCGTGACGGTGCCCATCATCGGCTTCCCGAAAGGGGCAGGACCCTTGCTGCCGCGCTATGTGGCGGAGACCGGGGTTGATGCGGTGGGGCTTGATCCATCGGTTCCCTTGTCATGGGCGGTATCAGAACTTGGCGACAAGACAGTCTGCCAGGGCAATCTTGATCCGCTGCTTTTGGTGGCCGGTGGCGACAAGATGCTGAAGGCGGTGGATACAATTATTGAGGCGTTTGACGGCAAGCCGTTTGTGTTCAATCTCGGCCACGGGATTGTGCCGCAGACACCGCCGGAACATGTGGGTCAGGTCGTTGAAAGGGTGCGCAATCGATGA
- a CDS encoding pyruvate, water dikinase regulatory protein encodes MTAPTAPSDSKSFFHLHLVSDSTGETLNAVAKAAVAQFEMVHPVEHIYALVRGPRQLDRVLRQIESSPGIVMFTMVNDKLRRELETRCRELQIPCIAVLDPVMQVLGAYLGTERTEKPGSQHTLDAEYFSRIEALNYTMAHDDGQNLDNLEEADIVLVGVSRTSKTPTCMYLANRGIKAANYPLVPEVPVPPQIEALESPLVVGLVASPERLMQIRRQRLLSLKEDSQTDYVDLDLIRSEVTAARRLYARHSWPIIDVSRRSIEETAAAILNLHTERLAPSD; translated from the coding sequence GTGACTGCACCCACTGCCCCTAGCGACAGCAAGTCGTTCTTTCATCTGCATCTCGTGTCTGATTCAACAGGCGAGACGTTGAATGCTGTGGCGAAGGCAGCCGTTGCCCAGTTCGAGATGGTGCATCCGGTGGAGCACATCTATGCGCTTGTCCGCGGGCCGCGCCAGCTGGACCGGGTTCTGCGCCAGATTGAATCCTCTCCCGGCATCGTCATGTTCACCATGGTCAACGACAAGCTGCGTCGGGAACTGGAGACCCGATGCCGCGAGCTGCAGATCCCCTGCATTGCCGTTCTTGATCCGGTTATGCAGGTGTTGGGTGCCTATCTTGGAACCGAGCGCACGGAAAAGCCGGGGTCGCAGCACACCCTTGATGCTGAATATTTCAGCCGCATCGAAGCCCTGAACTACACCATGGCCCATGATGACGGCCAGAACCTGGACAACCTCGAAGAAGCCGACATCGTATTGGTAGGTGTCAGCCGCACATCGAAAACACCAACCTGCATGTATCTGGCAAACCGAGGCATCAAGGCTGCCAACTACCCGCTGGTGCCAGAGGTCCCTGTCCCACCGCAGATTGAAGCACTGGAGTCGCCTTTGGTCGTCGGCCTGGTCGCCTCACCGGAACGGCTGATGCAGATCCGCCGCCAGCGTCTTTTGTCTCTCAAGGAAGATTCGCAGACGGACTATGTCGACCTTGATCTCATCCGCAGCGAAGTAACCGCCGCACGCAGGCTCTATGCCCGCCACAGCTGGCCCATCATCGATGTCAGCCGCCGCTCCATCGAAGAAACAGCCGCCGCCATTCTCAATCTACACACCGAACGCCTGGCCCCATCTGACTAG
- the dnaQ gene encoding DNA polymerase III subunit epsilon: MTKRSVTHMREIVFDTETTGFKPSEGHRLVEIGCVELVNHVPTGAVYHTYINPQRDMPEGAFEVHGLSEQFLSDKPLFEHVADDFLEFVGDAPLVAHNANFDMTFINAELKAANKPTLPDGQSIDTLAIARKRFPGAQASLDALCRRFNVDNSSREKHGALLDAELLAEVYLELIGGREPGLVLEEKKAAADAARNGGPVTPRRARPTPLPSLITDDERTAHRAFVAEFGDKAVWLKEASN, encoded by the coding sequence CTGACAAAGCGGAGCGTCACGCATATGCGCGAAATCGTATTCGATACGGAAACAACCGGCTTCAAGCCATCCGAAGGCCACCGCCTGGTGGAAATCGGCTGCGTTGAACTGGTCAACCATGTGCCGACCGGCGCGGTGTATCACACCTACATCAACCCCCAGCGCGACATGCCCGAGGGCGCGTTTGAAGTGCATGGTCTGTCTGAACAGTTCCTGTCCGACAAGCCGCTGTTTGAACATGTGGCGGATGACTTTCTTGAGTTTGTCGGTGACGCACCCTTAGTGGCGCACAACGCCAACTTCGACATGACGTTCATCAATGCCGAACTCAAAGCCGCCAACAAGCCCACCCTGCCCGACGGTCAATCCATCGACACACTGGCCATTGCCCGCAAGCGCTTTCCCGGTGCGCAGGCATCGCTCGATGCCCTGTGCCGTCGCTTCAATGTGGATAATTCATCCCGCGAAAAGCACGGTGCGCTTTTGGATGCGGAGCTGCTGGCGGAAGTTTACCTCGAGCTCATCGGCGGCCGTGAACCTGGCCTGGTGCTCGAAGAAAAAAAGGCCGCCGCAGACGCGGCCCGAAACGGCGGCCCGGTCACGCCTCGCCGCGCACGGCCAACGCCCCTGCCCTCGCTAATTACCGATGACGAGCGCACAGCCCATCGTGCCTTCGTTGCCGAGTTCGGCGACAAAGCGGTGTGGCTGAAAGAAGCCTCTAACTAG
- the hemJ gene encoding protoporphyrinogen oxidase HemJ: MADYYLWIKALHVISVIFWMAGMYMLPRLFIYHYPSAVGSEMSETMKLAERRLMRIIINPAMIATWLLGILLVFTLYPGLEGFGQAGWLHGKLTLVVGLSALHGMLSAWRKKFERDERPKTEKFFRMINEIGPVATIFIVILVIVKPF, translated from the coding sequence GTGGCGGATTATTATTTGTGGATCAAGGCGCTCCACGTCATTTCGGTGATCTTCTGGATGGCCGGCATGTATATGCTGCCGCGGCTTTTCATCTACCACTACCCGTCTGCCGTTGGTTCCGAGATGTCGGAGACCATGAAGCTGGCCGAGCGGCGGCTGATGCGCATCATCATCAACCCCGCCATGATCGCTACCTGGCTATTGGGCATCTTGCTTGTCTTTACGCTCTATCCGGGCCTTGAGGGCTTTGGCCAGGCCGGCTGGCTGCACGGCAAGCTCACCCTCGTTGTGGGGCTCAGTGCCCTGCACGGCATGTTGTCAGCCTGGCGCAAGAAGTTTGAGCGCGATGAGCGGCCGAAGACCGAGAAGTTCTTCCGGATGATCAATGAGATCGGGCCGGTGGCGACGATTTTCATCGTCATTCTGGTGATCGTGAAGCCGTTCTAG
- a CDS encoding Tim44/TimA family putative adaptor protein, whose translation MTADTLINLLFLAIAVVVFFRLRAALGKRTGNERPPHDPYASGPFERRKQDDDNSADTLANDDNVIPLPGHEPTRETETAPRPAYAPEGSALANGLAQIELADRNFTPEGFLDGAGKAHEMIVNAFSAADRDMLRQLLDDDVYRNFEAAIEDREVEGRKLEQSYVGLSSADITEAELDNGRARVTVRFASEIISALRAANGDIVEGSPEAVRQVVDVWTFERDTKARDPNWKVVATGGN comes from the coding sequence ATGACCGCCGATACCCTGATCAATCTTCTGTTTCTCGCCATCGCGGTGGTTGTGTTCTTCCGGCTGCGCGCCGCATTGGGCAAGCGCACGGGCAATGAGCGCCCACCGCATGACCCTTACGCGTCAGGACCATTTGAGCGCCGCAAACAGGACGACGACAACTCAGCTGACACACTGGCCAACGACGACAATGTCATTCCCCTGCCCGGCCACGAGCCGACACGGGAAACAGAAACAGCGCCACGCCCGGCTTATGCGCCTGAAGGCTCTGCTCTGGCCAACGGTCTGGCGCAGATCGAGCTGGCGGACCGCAACTTCACCCCGGAAGGTTTCCTGGACGGTGCCGGCAAAGCCCACGAAATGATCGTGAATGCCTTTTCAGCGGCTGACCGCGACATGCTACGCCAGCTTCTGGACGACGATGTCTATCGCAACTTTGAAGCCGCCATCGAAGACCGCGAAGTTGAAGGCCGCAAACTCGAGCAGAGCTATGTGGGCCTCTCATCTGCTGACATTACTGAAGCCGAACTCGACAATGGCCGCGCCCGGGTGACCGTGCGATTTGCCAGCGAGATCATTTCGGCCCTGCGTGCCGCCAATGGCGACATCGTGGAAGGCAGCCCGGAAGCGGTGCGCCAGGTCGTCGATGTCTGGACCTTCGAACGCGACACCAAGGCCCGCGACCCCAACTGGAAGGTCGTCGCCACAGGTGGCAATTAG
- the hemH gene encoding ferrochelatase translates to MKRAVVLFNLGGPDQLASVQPFLFNLFSDKAIIGLPQPLRWLVAKLISTRRAPVAQEIYGHIGGKSPLLELTQAQATALETALKAENPADDFKVVIAMRYWHPFAAEVIAELKAFGPDEVTLLPLYPQFSTTTTGSSVLDWEKQARAHDFAVHTKTVCCYPTDSIYVAAHTDLLRSYVSEPNTRVLFSAHGLPKKVVDGGDPYQWQVEQTVAATVSALGQPDLDYVTCYQSRVGPLEWIGPSTDDEIERAGKEGKSLVVVPIAFVSEHSETLVELDIEYAELAEKAGVVSYKRVPALGTNPHYIEALKAAVLGAGDGVAPVGGKRICPGTCGKCPADLAA, encoded by the coding sequence ATGAAACGGGCTGTTGTTCTCTTCAATCTGGGTGGACCGGACCAGCTGGCGTCCGTGCAGCCGTTCTTGTTCAACCTGTTCAGCGACAAGGCCATTATTGGTCTGCCGCAGCCTTTGCGGTGGCTGGTGGCCAAGCTGATTTCCACGCGCCGGGCGCCGGTTGCCCAGGAAATCTACGGTCATATCGGCGGAAAGTCGCCGCTTTTGGAGCTGACCCAGGCTCAGGCAACTGCGCTGGAAACGGCCCTGAAAGCTGAAAATCCCGCGGATGACTTCAAGGTCGTGATTGCCATGCGCTACTGGCATCCGTTTGCGGCTGAGGTGATTGCGGAACTGAAAGCATTTGGGCCGGATGAAGTGACGCTGCTGCCGCTTTATCCGCAGTTCTCGACCACGACCACGGGATCGTCGGTTCTGGATTGGGAGAAGCAGGCGCGGGCGCATGATTTTGCGGTGCACACGAAAACTGTGTGTTGCTACCCGACGGACAGCATATATGTCGCGGCGCACACGGATTTGCTCCGGTCCTATGTGTCAGAGCCCAACACCCGGGTTTTGTTCTCCGCCCATGGGCTGCCGAAGAAGGTTGTCGACGGCGGAGATCCCTATCAATGGCAGGTCGAGCAGACGGTGGCGGCGACGGTTTCAGCCCTTGGTCAACCGGACCTTGATTATGTCACCTGCTACCAAAGCCGCGTCGGTCCGCTGGAGTGGATCGGACCATCCACAGATGATGAAATCGAGCGGGCGGGCAAAGAGGGCAAGTCACTTGTCGTTGTGCCGATCGCCTTTGTGTCCGAGCATTCCGAGACGCTGGTAGAGCTTGATATCGAATATGCCGAACTGGCAGAAAAAGCGGGCGTTGTGTCCTACAAGCGGGTGCCTGCGCTGGGCACAAACCCGCATTATATCGAGGCGCTGAAAGCAGCGGTTCTGGGGGCCGGGGATGGCGTGGCGCCAGTGGGCGGCAAGCGTATCTGCCCGGGAACCTGTGGCAAATGTCCCGCTGATCTGGCGGCCTAG
- a CDS encoding shikimate dehydrogenase, which translates to MSETDIPNTGPRKVCVIGWPVEHSRSPTIHNTWLKRHGIEGEYTKLAVKPEELLDTLRYLPNLGFRGANVTVPHKEAAFEALQPFVDAPAERLQAVNTMYRDPDTGDIRGTNTDGAGFWTHLKQSVPGFNGKTAVVLGAGGAARAIVDVLETEGRMKVRLVNRTVARAASMVADIEAKATVYGWEQLPAALEGADLLVNTTTLGMEGQAPLEIDLAPLPDHAVVYDIVYVPLETPLLAQARARGLAVVDGLGMLLWQAAPGFAKWFGVEVDAEDVAAARALIEADLKNTGLKNRENN; encoded by the coding sequence ATGAGCGAGACAGACATTCCCAATACGGGCCCGCGAAAAGTCTGTGTCATTGGGTGGCCGGTAGAGCATTCGCGCTCGCCGACCATTCACAACACCTGGCTCAAGCGCCACGGCATTGAAGGCGAATATACCAAACTGGCCGTGAAGCCCGAAGAGCTTCTGGACACATTGCGCTATCTGCCAAATCTCGGTTTCCGCGGGGCCAATGTCACCGTCCCGCACAAGGAAGCCGCTTTTGAAGCGTTGCAGCCTTTTGTCGATGCGCCGGCAGAGCGATTGCAGGCTGTAAACACGATGTATCGTGACCCCGACACCGGTGACATTCGCGGTACCAACACCGACGGCGCAGGTTTCTGGACCCACCTAAAACAATCCGTACCCGGATTTAATGGCAAAACTGCTGTTGTGCTCGGCGCCGGTGGCGCAGCCCGCGCCATTGTTGACGTGCTGGAAACCGAAGGGCGCATGAAAGTGCGCCTCGTCAACCGCACCGTCGCCCGCGCAGCCAGCATGGTGGCAGACATTGAGGCCAAGGCGACGGTCTATGGCTGGGAGCAATTGCCTGCAGCCCTGGAGGGAGCTGACCTTCTGGTCAACACAACGACGCTTGGTATGGAAGGCCAGGCGCCTCTGGAAATCGACCTTGCCCCATTGCCGGACCATGCGGTGGTCTATGACATTGTCTATGTGCCGCTCGAAACGCCCCTGCTCGCGCAGGCGCGCGCCCGTGGCCTTGCGGTGGTTGACGGTCTGGGCATGTTGCTGTGGCAGGCAGCACCCGGCTTTGCAAAATGGTTTGGTGTGGAGGTCGATGCAGAAGATGTGGCCGCCGCGCGCGCGCTCATCGAAGCGGACCTCAAGAACACAGGTCTCAAGAACAGGGAAAACAATTGA
- a CDS encoding Maf family protein — MSSIPPTIILASGSAVRANLMRGAHIPFEIVPADIDESILKSELENSPAANGEHGAGPDIATALAKAKAEIVSKTHPDALVIGADQVMTLGKTCYDKPRDMAEARSRLWEFRGKPHLLHGGVALAKGGKTIWDYYQPSHLTMRNFSEAFLDHYLETAGDAILKSVGAYQLESIGAQLFESIDSDYFSILGLPLLPLMAELRRLGALPE; from the coding sequence ATGTCTTCAATACCCCCAACCATTATTCTTGCTTCCGGGTCAGCCGTGCGCGCCAACCTCATGCGCGGTGCCCACATCCCGTTTGAAATCGTGCCCGCCGACATCGACGAAAGCATTCTGAAATCGGAACTTGAGAACAGCCCGGCCGCAAACGGCGAACATGGCGCCGGTCCCGACATTGCCACAGCCCTTGCAAAGGCCAAGGCAGAGATTGTGTCGAAGACGCATCCAGATGCATTGGTGATTGGCGCCGACCAGGTCATGACCCTGGGCAAGACCTGCTACGACAAGCCGCGCGACATGGCCGAAGCTCGAAGCCGTCTATGGGAGTTTCGCGGCAAGCCACACCTGCTGCACGGCGGCGTCGCTCTGGCCAAAGGCGGCAAAACGATCTGGGACTATTACCAGCCGTCTCACCTCACTATGCGCAATTTCTCTGAGGCGTTTCTCGATCACTATCTGGAGACAGCGGGCGATGCGATCCTGAAAAGCGTAGGCGCGTATCAGCTTGAAAGCATCGGTGCACAATTGTTTGAAAGCATCGACAGCGACTATTTCTCCATTCTTGGTCTGCCGCTGCTGCCTTTGATGGCCGAGCTGCGCCGCCTTGGAGCACTGCCGGAATGA
- the rho gene encoding transcription termination factor Rho, with protein MDPVKLADLKAKSPTELLSIAEEYEVENASALRKQELMFSILKNMAEKEVDIIGEGVLEVLQDGFGFLRSPDANYLPGPDDIYVSPSQIRRFSLRTGDTVEGDIRSPKDGERYFALLKVNTINFEDPDAAKHKVHFDNLTPLYPDERLKMEVEDPTIKDKSSRVIDIVSPLGKGQRALIVAPPRTGKTVLLQNIAHSIAANHPECYLIVLLIDERPEEVTDMQRSVKGEVVSSTFDEPAQRHVQVAEMVIEKAKRLVEHGRDVVILLDSITRLGRAYNTVVPSSGKVLTGGVDANALQRPKRFFGAARNIEEGGSLTIISTALIDTGSRMDEVIFEEFKGTGNSEIVLDRKVADKRTFPSMDILKSGTRKEELLVDKKVLQKMYVLRRILNPMGTTDAIEFLLDKLKQTKSNDEFFDSMNT; from the coding sequence ATGGATCCTGTAAAACTCGCCGACCTCAAAGCCAAAAGCCCCACTGAGCTGCTCTCCATTGCCGAAGAGTATGAAGTGGAAAACGCCAGTGCCCTGCGCAAGCAGGAGCTGATGTTCTCGATCCTCAAGAACATGGCGGAAAAAGAGGTCGATATTATCGGTGAAGGCGTTCTCGAAGTGCTGCAGGACGGCTTCGGCTTTCTGCGCTCACCGGATGCCAATTATCTGCCAGGCCCCGATGACATCTATGTCTCGCCATCGCAGATCCGCCGCTTCTCCCTACGCACCGGCGATACGGTGGAAGGTGACATTCGCAGTCCGAAAGACGGCGAGCGCTACTTTGCGCTGCTCAAGGTCAACACGATCAATTTTGAAGACCCGGATGCTGCCAAGCACAAAGTCCACTTTGACAATCTGACGCCGCTTTATCCTGACGAGCGTCTGAAGATGGAAGTCGAAGACCCGACCATCAAGGACAAGTCCTCACGCGTCATCGATATCGTGTCGCCGCTGGGCAAGGGCCAGCGCGCGCTGATCGTTGCGCCACCGCGTACCGGTAAGACGGTTCTGCTGCAAAACATCGCGCACTCGATCGCTGCCAATCATCCCGAGTGTTATCTGATCGTGCTGCTGATTGATGAGCGTCCTGAAGAAGTGACGGACATGCAGCGCTCGGTGAAGGGCGAAGTCGTGTCGTCGACCTTTGATGAGCCCGCCCAGCGTCATGTGCAGGTGGCTGAAATGGTCATCGAAAAAGCCAAACGCCTGGTGGAACATGGCCGCGATGTTGTGATCCTGCTCGACTCCATCACCCGCCTTGGCCGCGCCTATAACACAGTTGTGCCGTCCTCGGGAAAGGTGCTGACCGGTGGTGTGGATGCCAACGCGTTGCAGCGGCCCAAGCGTTTCTTTGGTGCGGCCCGTAACATTGAAGAAGGCGGTTCACTGACCATCATCTCAACGGCGCTGATCGATACCGGCAGCCGGATGGACGAAGTGATCTTTGAAGAATTCAAAGGCACCGGTAACTCTGAAATCGTTCTTGACCGCAAGGTCGCGGACAAGCGGACTTTCCCGTCCATGGACATTCTCAAGTCCGGCACGCGTAAGGAAGAACTGCTGGTCGACAAGAAGGTGCTGCAGAAAATGTATGTGTTGCGCCGTATTTTGAACCCGATGGGCACCACGGACGCGATTGAGTTCCTGCTCGATAAGCTCAAGCAGACGAAATCGAACGATGAATTCTTCGATTCAATGAACACGTAA
- a CDS encoding FxsA family protein produces MFFYLLLAFIGIPLIEIALFIEVGGAIGTPATIAVVIGTAFLGAWMLRRQGLSTAQTAQAKIQRGEMPVEQAFDGMFLVFAGGLLLTPGFLTDAIGFSLFIPQIRAALRSRIVERAKRSGSFYMSGSMSGSGMHYADEAEMWKEQRPPANDTASTTTGAASGTSSPKTIDGSAIETDISGGAPGAKDSPWRDK; encoded by the coding sequence ATGTTCTTCTATCTGTTGCTGGCTTTTATCGGCATCCCGCTTATTGAAATCGCCCTGTTCATTGAAGTGGGGGGAGCCATCGGGACGCCCGCGACCATTGCAGTGGTGATCGGCACGGCCTTTCTGGGCGCGTGGATGCTGCGGCGGCAGGGTCTTTCCACCGCACAAACCGCACAGGCGAAGATCCAGCGCGGAGAAATGCCTGTCGAACAGGCCTTTGACGGCATGTTTTTGGTGTTCGCCGGCGGCCTGCTTCTCACACCGGGCTTCTTGACGGACGCCATCGGCTTCTCGCTGTTCATCCCGCAGATCCGGGCCGCCCTGCGCAGCCGCATTGTGGAGCGCGCCAAGCGGAGCGGGTCCTTTTATATGTCTGGCAGCATGTCCGGTTCGGGCATGCACTACGCAGATGAAGCTGAAATGTGGAAGGAACAGCGCCCGCCAGCCAATGACACCGCAAGTACGACGACGGGCGCTGCATCGGGCACATCGTCACCGAAAACAATCGACGGGTCGGCCATCGAAACCGATATATCGGGCGGCGCACCCGGTGCCAAAGACAGCCCATGGCGGGACAAGTAG
- the secB gene encoding protein-export chaperone SecB, whose amino-acid sequence MSDTSAADTNGAANGAGDGAQPQAPQIRVLGQYIKDLSFENPNAPGGFSNQSPQINVAVDVRVPGQKDSDYEVELRLTADAKVDGNQVFLVELVYGAVFRLENIPEQGLQPVLLIECPRILFPFARRVIADMTRDGGFPPLMIDPIDFAALYRQRLEQAQAEKQAAEESGAPASDA is encoded by the coding sequence ATGTCCGATACATCCGCTGCTGACACAAATGGTGCTGCGAATGGTGCAGGCGACGGGGCACAGCCCCAGGCGCCGCAGATCCGCGTTCTTGGCCAATACATCAAGGATTTGTCCTTCGAAAACCCGAATGCGCCGGGCGGCTTCAGCAACCAGTCACCGCAGATCAACGTTGCCGTTGATGTGCGCGTGCCGGGCCAGAAGGACAGTGACTATGAAGTTGAGCTGCGACTGACGGCGGACGCCAAAGTTGATGGCAATCAGGTCTTCCTCGTTGAGCTCGTCTATGGCGCGGTGTTCCGGCTGGAAAACATTCCCGAGCAGGGCCTGCAGCCGGTTTTGCTGATTGAATGCCCGCGCATTCTGTTCCCGTTTGCCCGTCGGGTGATTGCGGACATGACCCGCGACGGTGGCTTCCCACCGCTGATGATCGACCCGATCGATTTTGCAGCGCTCTACCGTCAGCGGCTTGAGCAGGCCCAGGCTGAAAAGCAGGCTGCCGAAGAGTCCGGCGCTCCAGCCAGCGACGCCTGA